The nucleotide window AAGCAAAAACATATAGAATGGAACGATGTCACTCAGCAGAAATGCTTTCAATGTCCAAAAGATCAGGAGGAGGTGAAAATGAAGAGAGGTACTCCCCCACAAACAACAATGCCaacatttttaacttctttaaagAAAAGACATCCAGTAGTTCTGGATCTTTTGAAAGACCAGATAACAATCAAGCACTGTAAGAATAATTCTATCAGAggcattttgttttttggtaacaTACTAGTATAAATATGAAGCTGCATCTAAGCGGGGGGTTACCAGGGAAAtgaagtctaaaaaaaaaaaccgctgTCATGGATTTTGACCTATGGTTAACAGTCTTAAAAGGAGTGTGTGTGTTCATGAATGTGTTTATAAAATTGtttaatatttggaaatttttagcctcattttttaattttatatagagTGAGTCTCCAGTGCAAAGTATCGTATATATTAGTCATGTCTTACCCCCTAAAGTACTTAATAATAACTGTATACGTAGATAGAAAAGCTGAGATTGAGTGGTCATAATACTGACTGCTTCCAATATGAAAACTAATTTTTAGTGACTgtagtgtgtgttttttttctttttctgttcattttatgatttttatgctTAAATTATAAGAGGGCAGTAGCCATACAGAAATGCTGTCAAAGTGCCCTGGGCATTTTGGCGTGGGAGTTTAGCTTTTTAGAGATAGCATAGTTATGCCAATATTGTTTTCTATAGTTATTCTAAAATGTTCAGGTATTCAAATCAGAAGAAAtccttttctaatatttttaccttaaaatgttattggataattttttattagtttatgggatttttttgtttatttgtttagctCCAATCATCTTTGTCCAGGAAAAACTCCTTTTCCATTTGCAGACCCGACACCTCAGACTGAAACGGTACAACAGTGGTTTGGGAATCTGCAAATAAATGGTGAGTTTTTAATGGAGTATTTAATCAAGAATTAATTACTTGGACACTTACCAGGCATTGCAGTGTtctatttgagatttttaaagaaaatcgtTTTCTTGcttggtgcagtagctcatgcctgtaatcccaaaacttgtgaggccaagacaggtggattgcttgagtccaggagttcaagaccagtttgggcacatagcaagaccctgtatctacaaaaaataaaaaattagttgagtgtggtggcatgtacctgtagtcccagctacttgagaagctgaggcaggaggattgcctgagccaaggagttcaaggctgcagtgagctatgatcacactgcactccagcctgtgtgacagagagagagaccctgtcaaaaagaaaaaaaaaaaaaaaaagcattggccaggtgtggtggctcatgcctgtaatcctagtactttgggaggccaagccaggcaggtaacttgaggtcaggcgttcgagaccaccctggccaacatggtgaaaccccgtctctactaaaaatacaaaaattagctgggtttggtggcacacacctgtaatcccacctacttggatggctgaggcacaagaatcgcttgaaccagggagacagaggttgcagtgagctgagatcacgccactacactccagtctgggcgatagagctagactgtctcaaaaaaaaaaaaaaagcattttcaatacatctcaataaagctctATTACAGTATTTGAATATTTGCTATAAGTCAGCCACTGTCCTTAATGTTTAACATATATTAAGTTCTCACAAAAAAACATGAGGAAGATACTGTTGTTATCTCCGTCTTACAGATGAAACTGGGTACACAGAGCTTAATTTGCCCAAGCTATGTGACCATTCAGTAGAGTAGCCAGGGTTCAAACATAAGTAGTCTGGCTCAGAGACTTTATTCTTAACCCCTGCTCTTGCAGCCTCTCTATAATCAGCACCTTCTATCAGTGcccataaaataatgaaaagatgaTTGACCTTATTTTTAAGTGGAAGCTGATAAGGACATTACAAGGTACCAATGGGACCTCATACTAAAGTACAGAGCTACTAAAacctaaacatttttaaacagctATCATCCAAGTCATTATGTTGTTTATAATACAGAGTTTGAAGGTTAAACATTCCTCATTAATGAACATGACAGATTCACAGAAGGTGAATTGGGAAATAATGCTGGAAAAAAGACATATGGAGAGGAGGAGATCATTTTTTACTAAGTATCGTATTACCTCatagacaaaaagcaaataacaCAGCTGTAATTTAACCAGAGTTGTATGTTATCTTGagtctattcttttctttttttaaatgtatattattcTCAGAAGCCCAAAAAgaaattaatctttttatttatactaATTAGAGATGATAAttcaggtttgttttttaaactgtaaaactGCCACATACTTAATTTTGCACATCTGTTGTGTTTACAGATACTTATATTTAGTAACACAGACTTGTCTGAGATGGAGAAATAACCTTGTTTATAATAATCCAGTAGTGTTCCTGCAATTTTTCAGTATATTATTTGATACAAAATACTTTCTGTCATAATGAGAGTGGGGGGAAAGCACTAAAaagtcatttaagaaaaaaattataattccaATTTTTAGTTTAGCATTGAAAAATTGCCTTACCAAGTTTTATATAATCTAATCATTTAAAGCCTTTAAAAGATACTGTTCTGTGTGTGAACTTTAAAaccatacaaaataaaatttggtaaAGTTAATGACTTCTTAAAAAAATGCTGGTGCAAGTACATgtgtaatattaaatattaatgttaaagCTGTTCATATAGTGTTTTTGCTTTTAGTTGCATATTTTCATTAATTGCAAGTATTTCTAAGTAAAGATGGGCTAGACAGTTCTTAGCTTAAAGAgagtaaatttatatatttttctcatgtaGAATGATTACTTGGGAACTCAAATCTGCTTTTGTTGGAGCATTGGCAGTTGCATGCTTTAGGATTAATAGGTGACCATATAGTGACGAGTTTTTGCCctaattgaaaaattaattttatgttaatatcTTTTGTGTCTTAGTCTTAGGAATACTAAAGGTATTTCTTCACGATCTGGtttaaaatgttctttcaaaGTCATGTCTTAAACTGCTTATTTGTTAGAAAATTAtgagctcttattgttttgattttttaactaGATTTCTTTTGTTCAAAAAATGCTATTATAATCAGAGTGACGTTGTTTTGTGTTGACTTGTGTTTTTAGTTATTTACTAAATTGCTTCATTCTATGTATATTATAGCTCATTTAAGAAAAACTACTGAATATGACAGCATCAGCCCAAACCGGGATTTCCAGGGCCATCCAGATTTGCAGAAGGACACATCAAAAAATGCCTGGACTGATACAAAAGTCAAAAAGAACTCTGATGCTTCTGATAATCCACATTCTGTAAAACAGCCAAATACCATGAAATATATGACTGCACTTCACAGTAAACCTGAGATAATCCAACAAGAATGTGTTTTTGGCTTAGATCCTCTTTctgaacagagcaagactagggGTATGGAGCCACCACTGGGTTATCAGAATCGTACATTAAGAAGCATTACATCTCCGTTGGTTGCTCACAGGTTAAAACCAAtcagacagaaaaccaaaaaagctGTGGTATGTCTGTTATCTTCCTAAGTTACTACATAACATTTTACTCGAGAATACAATTCTTGAGAACATATTTTTTAGTCCTCTGTAATGTCCTTCTACTTTGGGGTTTATACATGATCAACTTTATTAAAGAGAAAAGAGACTGGGTGTTTATGGAAAAACAGCTCTTATTTCCCTCTATCTTCTTAATAATAGTGACATGATACTGataagttttgaattttaaattattaatttaaagtagatttgaataaaaaacattttaaaataatactggcTATAGGCTGTGTTAAAGATTATTTTGTTCACAATTCCAATCAGTGAGCTAATATTATCctttgcttctatttttattgtttgtaaatttaatcctgtctcaaattttaaaaaactagaaaatataacttttatttttttagcttcTGGAACTAAAGAAAAGGCATATGCACATTTAAGTTTagagtttaaaaattattgtatatGAATTGAGAATGGTGTGCGTTTTTTTAATTCCAACTTTATCCTGTTCTTTGTTCCCATTTTACTTCCCATTTCATCCTTGCCTTTGTTTGGCTTGCTATTATCTTTTCAAAGTCCTTATTCTCCACCCTACCTTCTGTTTGCTTTCTGCTCATTGATTATCATTTCACACTTCATTATACATTCTTACCTTTGCACCATATGGTTCACAGTTGTGCTCAAATACACCTCTGATCTGGACTGTTGTAGTGAAGCAGCTATTTGATTTTGACTTCAATATTTGTTTCTGCCATGGTTAAGTAGTCCTAAGTATTATGTATGTCAGAGCTGTTCTAGTAAACAAAAGAATTATTActgattttggggtttttttttttttttaggtgagcATACTTGATTCAGAGGAGGTGTGTGTGGAGCTTCTAAAGGAGTATGCATCTCAAGAATATGTGAAAGAAGTTCTTCAGATATCCAGTGATGGGAATATGGTAATGTGTAGTTACTTTATTACCTTGCAACTTCAAATTATCGTTTAAGCATGTTTAGCATTCTAATTCATTTTACGATgatgtaagttttttttaaatcagtttccCAGTATGATAGTGTCTCTGGAATTCAAACATTGAAATAGcatattaaacatatttaaatgaatTGGTGCagtgttaaaaataattatatctagtaagaaaatataaacttttggtttaagttaaaaagcaaaaaaattacttttacagaatatttaacatttttctataaaataatatttaatgttacatttaaacactttttatacattttagcaaAATATAGTACTGGAACTTAATGGCAtgtaattcaaatttttaaaaaatcttttggcAGATCACTATTTATTATCCAAATGGTGGAAGAGGTTTTCCTCTTGCTGATAGACCACCCTCACCTACTGACAACATCAGTAGGTACAGCTTTGACAATTTACCAGGTATGTGAATTTACCAGGGAATAAATTTTGATAGtagatttatatgtatatatgtataaactctatatatagatataataaattataaatatcttaGCTTCAGTCAAACTTTAGGTCATATCATATTCTTGTACTTTGTTTCTAGTGAGAGATGTATGCCTTTAATGCaatgtttattattaatattctGTGTTATAATGGTACTATATTCTATTTAAAAACTAACTCTAGAACATTAGTCATATGTCTCACAAATGTAATTTGTATACTTGTTTAGAATGTGGCTAtagttgtgttaaaaaaaaagtcaacattgTGCTTGCTTCAGAGCATATATACTAAAGTTGGAATGTTACAGAGAACATGGCCCCTGTGACTCACAAATTTGTGAAgcattctgtatttaaaaaataattcaccaTGTATGTGGCTTTTGACCTTTGAAATCAGTGCTGTGACATAAatgattatttataattatagttAACCAAATTTGACTCCCAGTTTGGTTTCTGGATATTATGGACTATGGACATAAGTACTGAATAGTAAGACTTCATTGAGGTAACTCTTAGAATAAGAAAACCTGTCTAATGTAACCCTATTAGAAATCacaataaatagataaaactGTATGTCAGGTCAACGCTTTCTTCCCTaatgttaagtattttttttccttagaaaaatacTGGCGAAAATATCAATATGCTTCCAGGTTTGTACAGCTTGTAAGATCTAAATCTCCCAAAATCACTTATTTTACAAGATACGCTAAATGCATTTTGATGGAGAATTCTCCTGGTGCTGATTTTGAAGTTTGGTTTTACGATGGTAAGTACCATTTGGAAATGGTAATTCGTTCGTTTAGTTTGTAATTTAGTAGTTAGGTAtatgtgggtttttaaaattcaacacaGTCAGTTTTAaagatgtgtatgtatataactaTACATATAAATTGCACAGCAGAGTATACATGTCAAATCATATTAACCAAAATTTATCTAGCCTTCCTTTAAACAATTTATcctataatatgtatattagtCCTCTTTTCCTACTTAGCTCTAGTTTAACTACATCTAGGCTGATGgtataaaaatcacatgaaatgTGCGATGTCCTATTTCTTATTAGAAACCTTAAATGGACATATACCAAATTATGAGAATTATAAATGTAGCAAAAAGGATAGGGTTGAGTCTGAATCTATTCTGTAAAGATGAATGTTCTTATTTTCTAAATCTATTCTATAAAGATGAactattttttaatctataaagcTCCTTTAAGGGACACAAAGCATTCATATCACAcagtacatatataattatagctATCCTTCAATTATGTTTTTGTATGAatatagtgattttttaaaatataaaagtatcagGCTTAAACCAGATATATGTTGGGAAAAAAATGGATGAcccatatttattgaatgctttgaTAGTCTCATTTTACTAAtagtcaataaatgaataaaaatgatacCTTGATCCAGGAGCCATTATATACTGGtatgataataaatataaatctaggaatatttttaaaaaggataagagaaaagttttctgattttttttttttttaggggtaaaaatacacaaaacagaaGATTTCATTCAGGTGATTGAAAAGACAGGGAAGTCTtacactttaaaaagtgaaagtgaaGTTAATAGCTTGAAAGaggagataaaaatatatatggaccATGCTAATGAGGTACATACCTAATTATAGGTTTTTCTTACCAATTAATGATTACAAATGACATAGGTGAAACAATGACAGAAGCACTCTTCTTTTGAAATAGGGTCATCGTATTTGTTTAGCACTGGAATCCATAAtttcagaagaggaaaggaaaactaGGAGTGCTGCCTTTTTCCCAATAATCATAGGAAGGTaaatgtctgaaaattttaaacatatggctaaaatgttttaaaagtttgatGTTTATATCATAAACATTCTTTAGTTTTCTGTAAATTGAAAGCTTCAAGGGAATATATTTGGACTTTTCTGCTTCAGAAAACCTAGTAGTACTAGTTCACCTAAGGCCTTatcacctccgcctcctgtggaTTCAAATTACCCAACAAGAGACAGAGCGTCTTTCAATAGAATGGTCATGCATAGTGCTGCTTCTCCAACACAGGCACCAATCCTTAATCCCTCTGTAAGTAAATATATGTCACTTCTGTACTTTCAACCTTTCAATGATTGCCTGATGCCCTTCATATAAAATAGTTTATTGTGGCTTTACTATCATCTACGTACTTTTCCAGCCTCATCCTGAGCCACTTTATCCTATACTGTCTTATGTTTGAGCGTCAAAggccttctttcagttctttaaacAAGTCAAAGGGCCTTTTCACATGCTGTTCACTTGACCTGGAACTCTTTTCCCCAACCACTTAACTTTATAAATGTGTAAGTCTTATTTTTCAAGTCTCTGTTTAAATGTTACCTCAATGAGCCCTAATCTCAGCCCTCTGGGAAAAGCTAAATGtattaacatatacatatatagttgttgtttttttgtttttttgtttttttgtttgagacagagtcgcccaggccggagtgcaatggcatgatctcagctcactgcaagctccgcctcctgggttcatgccattctcctgcctcagcctcccgaacagatgggactacaggcgcccgccaccatgcccggctaattttttttgtatttttagtagagacggggtttcaccatgttagccaggatggtctcaatctcctgaccttgtgatctacccgcctcggcctccccaaagtgctgggattacaggcgtgagccaccacacccggctagttgttttatttttactagtaAAATATCATTAACTGCCTAAATGCTCATGATAGACTCATGGttaaatttattgtatatttaatgaACATGGTGATGAAGATTATATAGCAGTGTAGAAAAATGCAACATTAAAGAAAtaggtgtgtgtatttgtgtgtactCACCCACATGCACAAAAAGAACATGCCATGggataaaaagatgaaagaaatccACCAAAATGAAAACAGCAATTGTGCAGGAGGGTGGGGggttcttttctgtatttttctaatttccaatAATGTggttatattttcattaaaaaatttatgtttttaaaaaattaagctaaTGAAAAATCTCATAATTGTCTGCTTTTGCTGAATGTGGCTTATAAAAATGCTGAGGAATAATATCTTCCTGTCCTTTATTCTTTGTAGATGGTTACAAATGAAGGACTTGGTCTTACAACTACAGCTTCTGGAACAGACATCTCTTCTAATAGTCTAAAAGATTGTCTTCCTAAATCAGCACAACTTTTGAAATCtgtttttgtgaaaaatgttGGTTGGGCTACACAGGTGAGAAATTTCTAGTACAGTGCATTTTCTCATTaatgaatttcttttcattttcacactgttaaGACaattaccaaaaaatacaaattattgtaaTGATATCTTTTTACAAGGAAGTTTTTGTACCTTTTAACATTGGTtatatcattaaaaaatttaacttcTTAAATTTGTATTCAGTTGGAAGACTCCAGACATTGCTGATTAGAGGTTGCCTGCTAGGCTTGGGCGACCTACTTttgccatttgtttttatttttatttttatttttttttttttttttttttggagacggggtctcgctctgtcacccaggctggagtgcagtggcacaatctcggctcactgcaagctccacctcccgggttcacgccattctcctgcctcagcctctccgagtagctgggact belongs to Symphalangus syndactylus isolate Jambi chromosome 4, NHGRI_mSymSyn1-v2.1_pri, whole genome shotgun sequence and includes:
- the PLK4 gene encoding serine/threonine-protein kinase PLK4 isoform X1, encoding MATCIGEKIEDFKVGNLLGKGSFAGVYRAESIHTGLEVAIKMIDKKAMYKAGMVQRVQNEVKIHCQLKHPSILELYNYFEDSNYVYLVLEMCHNGEMNRYLKNRVKPFSENEARHFMHQIITGMLYLHSHGILHRDLTLSNLLLTRNMNIKIADFGLATQLKMPHEKHYTLCGTPNYISPEIATRSAHGLESDVWSLGCMFYTLLIGRPPFDTDTVKNTLNKVVLADYEMPIFLSIEAKDLIHQLLRRNPADRLSLSSVLDHPFMSRNSSTKSKDLGTVEDSIDSGHATISTAITASSSTSISGSLFDKRRLLIGQPLPNKMTVFPKNKSSNDFSSSGDGSSFYTQWGNQETSNSGRGRVIQDAEERPHSRYLRRAYSSDRSGTSNSQSQAKTYRMERCHSAEMLSMSKRSGGGENEERYSPTNNNANIFNFFKEKTSSSSGSFERPDNNQALSNHLCPGKTPFPFADPTPQTETVQQWFGNLQINAHLRKTTEYDSISPNRDFQGHPDLQKDTSKNAWTDTKVKKNSDASDNPHSVKQPNTMKYMTALHSKPEIIQQECVFGLDPLSEQSKTRGMEPPLGYQNRTLRSITSPLVAHRLKPIRQKTKKAVVSILDSEEVCVELLKEYASQEYVKEVLQISSDGNMITIYYPNGGRGFPLADRPPSPTDNISRYSFDNLPEKYWRKYQYASRFVQLVRSKSPKITYFTRYAKCILMENSPGADFEVWFYDGVKIHKTEDFIQVIEKTGKSYTLKSESEVNSLKEEIKIYMDHANEGHRICLALESIISEEERKTRSAAFFPIIIGRKPSSTSSPKALSPPPPVDSNYPTRDRASFNRMVMHSAASPTQAPILNPSMVTNEGLGLTTTASGTDISSNSLKDCLPKSAQLLKSVFVKNVGWATQLTSGAVWVQFNDGSQLVVQAGVSSISYTSPNGQTTRYGENEKLPEYIKQKLQCLSSILLMFSNPTPNFH
- the PLK4 gene encoding serine/threonine-protein kinase PLK4 isoform X2, whose translation is MATCIGEKIEDFKVGNLLGKGSFAGVYRAESIHTGLEVAIKMLYNYFEDSNYVYLVLEMCHNGEMNRYLKNRVKPFSENEARHFMHQIITGMLYLHSHGILHRDLTLSNLLLTRNMNIKIADFGLATQLKMPHEKHYTLCGTPNYISPEIATRSAHGLESDVWSLGCMFYTLLIGRPPFDTDTVKNTLNKVVLADYEMPIFLSIEAKDLIHQLLRRNPADRLSLSSVLDHPFMSRNSSTKSKDLGTVEDSIDSGHATISTAITASSSTSISGSLFDKRRLLIGQPLPNKMTVFPKNKSSNDFSSSGDGSSFYTQWGNQETSNSGRGRVIQDAEERPHSRYLRRAYSSDRSGTSNSQSQAKTYRMERCHSAEMLSMSKRSGGGENEERYSPTNNNANIFNFFKEKTSSSSGSFERPDNNQALSNHLCPGKTPFPFADPTPQTETVQQWFGNLQINAHLRKTTEYDSISPNRDFQGHPDLQKDTSKNAWTDTKVKKNSDASDNPHSVKQPNTMKYMTALHSKPEIIQQECVFGLDPLSEQSKTRGMEPPLGYQNRTLRSITSPLVAHRLKPIRQKTKKAVVSILDSEEVCVELLKEYASQEYVKEVLQISSDGNMITIYYPNGGRGFPLADRPPSPTDNISRYSFDNLPEKYWRKYQYASRFVQLVRSKSPKITYFTRYAKCILMENSPGADFEVWFYDGVKIHKTEDFIQVIEKTGKSYTLKSESEVNSLKEEIKIYMDHANEGHRICLALESIISEEERKTRSAAFFPIIIGRKPSSTSSPKALSPPPPVDSNYPTRDRASFNRMVMHSAASPTQAPILNPSMVTNEGLGLTTTASGTDISSNSLKDCLPKSAQLLKSVFVKNVGWATQLTSGAVWVQFNDGSQLVVQAGVSSISYTSPNGQTTRYGENEKLPEYIKQKLQCLSSILLMFSNPTPNFH
- the PLK4 gene encoding serine/threonine-protein kinase PLK4 isoform X4 yields the protein MYKAGMVQRVQNEVKIHCQLKHPSILELYNYFEDSNYVYLVLEMCHNGEMNRYLKNRVKPFSENEARHFMHQIITGMLYLHSHGILHRDLTLSNLLLTRNMNIKIADFGLATQLKMPHEKHYTLCGTPNYISPEIATRSAHGLESDVWSLGCMFYTLLIGRPPFDTDTVKNTLNKVVLADYEMPIFLSIEAKDLIHQLLRRNPADRLSLSSVLDHPFMSRNSSTKSKDLGTVEDSIDSGHATISTAITASSSTSISGSLFDKRRLLIGQPLPNKMTVFPKNKSSNDFSSSGDGSSFYTQWGNQETSNSGRGRVIQDAEERPHSRYLRRAYSSDRSGTSNSQSQAKTYRMERCHSAEMLSMSKRSGGGENEERYSPTNNNANIFNFFKEKTSSSSGSFERPDNNQALSNHLCPGKTPFPFADPTPQTETVQQWFGNLQINAHLRKTTEYDSISPNRDFQGHPDLQKDTSKNAWTDTKVKKNSDASDNPHSVKQPNTMKYMTALHSKPEIIQQECVFGLDPLSEQSKTRGMEPPLGYQNRTLRSITSPLVAHRLKPIRQKTKKAVVSILDSEEVCVELLKEYASQEYVKEVLQISSDGNMITIYYPNGGRGFPLADRPPSPTDNISRYSFDNLPEKYWRKYQYASRFVQLVRSKSPKITYFTRYAKCILMENSPGADFEVWFYDGVKIHKTEDFIQVIEKTGKSYTLKSESEVNSLKEEIKIYMDHANEGHRICLALESIISEEERKTRSAAFFPIIIGRKPSSTSSPKALSPPPPVDSNYPTRDRASFNRMVMHSAASPTQAPILNPSMVTNEGLGLTTTASGTDISSNSLKDCLPKSAQLLKSVFVKNVGWATQLTSGAVWVQFNDGSQLVVQAGVSSISYTSPNGQTTRYGENEKLPEYIKQKLQCLSSILLMFSNPTPNFH
- the PLK4 gene encoding serine/threonine-protein kinase PLK4 isoform X3 — its product is MATCIGEKIEDFKVGNLLGKGSFAGVYRAESIHTGLEVAIKMIDKKAMYKAGMVQRVQNEVKIHCQLKHPSILELYNYFEDSNYVYLVLEMCHNGEMNRYLKNRVKPFSENEARHFMHQIITGMLYLHSHGILHRDLTLSNLLLTRNMNIKIADFGLATQLKMPHEKHYTLCGTPNYISPEIATRSAHGLESDVWSLGCMFYTLLIGRPPFDTDTVKNTLNKVVLADYEMPIFLSIEAKDLIHQLLRRNPADRLSLSSVLDHPFMSRNSSTKSKDLGTVEDSIDSGHATISTAITASSSTSISGSLFDKRRLLIGQPLPNKMTVFPKNKSSNDFSSSGDGSSFYTQWGNQETSNSGRGRVIQDAEERPHSRYLRRAYSSDRSGTSNSQSQAKTYRMERCHSAEMLSMSKRSGGGENEESSNHLCPGKTPFPFADPTPQTETVQQWFGNLQINAHLRKTTEYDSISPNRDFQGHPDLQKDTSKNAWTDTKVKKNSDASDNPHSVKQPNTMKYMTALHSKPEIIQQECVFGLDPLSEQSKTRGMEPPLGYQNRTLRSITSPLVAHRLKPIRQKTKKAVVSILDSEEVCVELLKEYASQEYVKEVLQISSDGNMITIYYPNGGRGFPLADRPPSPTDNISRYSFDNLPEKYWRKYQYASRFVQLVRSKSPKITYFTRYAKCILMENSPGADFEVWFYDGVKIHKTEDFIQVIEKTGKSYTLKSESEVNSLKEEIKIYMDHANEGHRICLALESIISEEERKTRSAAFFPIIIGRKPSSTSSPKALSPPPPVDSNYPTRDRASFNRMVMHSAASPTQAPILNPSMVTNEGLGLTTTASGTDISSNSLKDCLPKSAQLLKSVFVKNVGWATQLTSGAVWVQFNDGSQLVVQAGVSSISYTSPNGQTTRYGENEKLPEYIKQKLQCLSSILLMFSNPTPNFH